GAATGGATCGCCCAGCATGCCGCCGGCTTTCCGCAATTGTCCTGAAGAGTCCGTCTATCGACCTCATTGGCCCTTCGCCCCATTGTCGCGCCGCGCCTTACGCGCTAAGGTTCGGCTCCCCCTGCTTGAACTGGCCGTGTCTACCATACCAGGGGAACGCTGGCGGCCTGCACCCGTGACCCGACGACCCTGACCTGATGACAAGCACGATGGCTGATTTACCGATCAACGACCTCAACGTCGCCTCCAATGAAACGCTGATCACCCCGGATCAGCTCAAGCGCGAAATTCCCCTGACCGATGCGGCGCAAGAGACCGTCGCCAACGGTCGCCAGGTGGTGCGTGACATCCTCGACGGCAGCGATCACCGTCTGTTCGTCGTGGTCGGCCCCTGCTCCATCCATGACATCAAGGCCGCACATGAATATGCCGAGCGCCTCAAGGTGCTGGCTGCCGAGGTTTCCGACACATTGTTCCTGGTGATGCGCGTGTACTTCGAGAAGCCGCGTACCACCGTGGGCTGGAAAGGCCTGATCAACGATCCCTACCTCGACGACTCGTTCAAGATCCAGGATGGCCTGCACATCGGTCGCAAGCTGCTGCTCGATCTCGCCGAGATGGGCCTGCCCACCGCCACCGAAGCGCTCGACCCGATCTCCCCGCAATACCTGCAGGATCTGATTAGCTGGTCGGCCATCGGCGCCCGCACCACCGAATCGCAGACCCACCGCGAGATGGCCTCCGGCCTGTCCTCGGCCGTCGGTTTCAAGAACGGCACCGATGGCGGCCTGACGGTGGCCATCAACGCTCTGCAATCGGTATCCAGCCCGCACCGTTTCCTCGGCATCAATCCCCAGGGTGGCGTCTCCATCGTCACCACCAAGGGCAACGCCTATGGCCATGTGGTGCTGCGCGGCGGCAACGGCAAACCCAACTATGATTCGGTCAGCGTTGCCATTTGCGAGCAGGAACTGACCAAGGCCGGCATCCGCCCGAACATCATGGTCGACTGCAGCCACGCCAACTCCAACAAGGATCCGGCCCTGCAACCGCTGGTGATGGAGAACGTCGCCAACCAGATCCTCGAAGGCAACAACTCCATCGTTGGCCTGATGGTGGAAAGCCACCTGGGCTGGGGCAACCAGTCGATTCCGAAGAACCTCTGCGACCTCAAGTACGGTGTGTCCATCACCGACGCCTGCATCGACTGGGACACCACCGAGAAGGCGCTGCGCAGCATGCATGCCAAACTCAAGGATGTACTGCCCAAGCGCCAGCGTAGCTGAGCGCTTCATGCGCAAACGAAAACGCCGGGCATTGCCCGGCGTTTTTCTGTGCCCTGAACGTTCAGCTCACCTGATGGCGCTGGCGACGCTCCAGGTAGCGCTCGACGTAGGAGCAGGACGGGATCACGGTATAGCCTCGGTTTTCGGCATAGCGCAGGGCGTGCTCGGTCAAGGCTGCGGCGATGCCACGGCCGCGCAGGGAGTTGGGCACGAAGGTGCGGTAGATATCCAGCGTCTGCTTGCCCAGATCCATGTAGGCCAGGTAGGCGCGATCACCGTCGACGGTGGTCACGAACTGATGACTGGCCTCATCGTGATGAATGGATAACGCTTCGCTCATATCAACTCCTCTGTCCGTCGTACGCTTTCTCCGAAGCGCCTCGGTGCAGCGGCAACCTTCTGCTACTCGACGGCCAGCGGCCGGAAATGCCTGAAACCTGCCCTGCAACAATCTGCAATCCTTGCAGCTTAGCAGGGCACGTGGGTAACAGTCATGCGTAATCAACCACTTACACAAGGCTCAAGACGGCAATACAGGCCAGGCAGGCGACCACAGGAATCAGCACGGTGATGACGAAGATATCCTTGTAGGCCTGCTTGTGGGTCAGGCCCATGATCATCAGCAGGGCGATGACCGCGCCGCAATGCGGCAACGAATCGAGCCCACCGGCGGCGATATTGGCGATACGGTGCAATATCTCCGGCTCGATGCCCATTTCCAGATAACGCGGTGCCAGCGTCTGCATGAAGATTTGCAGGCCGCCCGATGACGAACCAACGATACCCGAAACCACGCTGACCGAAGCGAATACCGAAAGCAACGGCGGCAGCTCGACCGAGACGATCCACTGAGCGAACTGGGCGAAACCCGGCGTCTGCGTTACCACCCCACCAAAGCCGATCACAGCCGCGGTGTTGAGCAGCGGCATGATCGCATCATCCGCGCCCTGCCCCAGCGTCTGCAACAGGTTGCGGCGCAACGCCGGGAACATCAGGATCGCCAGGCCGGTAGCCAGCACCAACGCCAGACTGGGCCAGAGGATCGGTTGCGCCTGACTGAACGCCAGCAGCCCGCCGAGCATCCCATCGCCCGCCACGACCATACCGGACAGCGCCAAAAGACGCGGCAGCAAAATGATGCCCAGGACGGCGACGATCGGCATCACCGCCATCCCCCAGTGCGGCCCGCTGCCAGGCGTGCCGGCCAAGTGCGCCATGCGCTCGTCCTGAGCATTGGCCTCGAAGCCCTCGCCGCGCTCACGGGCCAGGCGCCACTCACGCTGCAGGTAGGCCATGCCCAGCCCGACCATCAGCAGGCTCGCCAGCAGGCCGATCCAGGCTCCGGCGAACAGATCAGTGCCCAGAGCGCTGGCGGCAATTACGTTATGGATCGATGGCGAGCCCGGCAGCGCGGTCATGGTGAAGCTTCCCGCGCCAAGAGCAATGGCGCCACAGAACAGGCGCTTGGGCAGATTGGCCTCGCGCATCAGGGAAATCCCCAAGGGGTACATGGTGAAGATCACCACGAACACCACCACACCACCATAGGTCAGCACTGCGCAGACCAGCATTGCCACCCACAGCGTGCGTTGCGTGCCCAAGCCACGCGTAATGGCCTGAGCAATGCTGCTGGCAGCCTGGCTGGCAGCCATCACCTTGCCGAAGATGGCGCCACAGAGAAACAGCACGAAGAACTTGCCAGCGAAGGTAAAGGCTCCCAGTGGGCCAAACGGAAAATACTCCAGCAATGCCTTGGGCACCTGCACCGCATTGGTCAAGGCCACCAGGATCGCGCACAGCAGCGCAGCGATGAAGATGTTCACCCCACGCAGCGCCATGAAGATCAACAGCGCCAGCCCCACTAACAAGCCCAAGTTACCCAGCATCTTTTAAGCCCCTTATTGTTGTAGTTGGATTGCGCTGGCCTTGCGGCATCGCCGACCTAACCTACTGCACCCTCTTTAAGTCGAGCCAGCGACTTTTTGTTTGTTTTTTGTACAAACCACTGCAGCGGCGCGTGCTGCGTCACTCAGAGAGTGAAAAAAAGATGTCACTCTTGCCTTCACTCAGTTTACTTACTGGAACTAACAGGTAGTATGTACGCCGGCTAATTTCCCAAAGTAGGGAAATTGCTTTTTATGGAAAACTCCACCTTAAGGGGAACACGATGAACAACGTTCTGAAATTCTCTGCTCTGGCTCTGGCCGCTGTTCTGGCTACTGGCTGCAGCAGCATGTCCAAAGAAACCGAAGCTCGTCTGACTGCTACCGAAGACGCTGCTGCTCGCGCTCAAGCCCGTGCCGATGAAGCCTACCGCAAGGCCGATGAAGCTCTGGCTGCTGCTCAGAAGGCTCAGCAGACCGCTGACGAAGCCAACGAGCGCGCTCTGCGCATGCTGGAAAAAGCTAGCCGCAAGTAATAGCGACGGGCTTTTCAGAAAGCCGATCCGGGCAACCGGGTCGGCTTTTTTGTTGCCTGCCATCCCTGGCGGCAACCCTTCGGGCCGTCGCAAGCGACGTCAAAAATTGCTCCTGGCAATTTTTTGTTGCCTGCCCCGCCTTGGTGACACCCTTCGAGCCGTCGCAAGCGACGTCAAAAATTGCTCCCGGCAATTTTTTGTTGTCTGCCCCGCCTTGGTGACACCCTTCGGGCCGTCGCAAGTGACGTCAAAAACTGCTCCCGGCAATTTTTTTGTTGCCTGCCCCGCCTTGGTGACACCCTTCGGGCCGTCGCAAGCGACGTCAAAAATTGCCCTCGGCAATTCGTCCCATCCCTGGCGGCTAGGCAATAAAAAACCCGCCGATGCGAACATGGGCGGGCTTTTCGGGGCATCAGGCTCAGAACGACGGCTGTTCGCTGCTAGCAACCACGCCACCACTGGCCTGGGCGATGACCACCGGCAAGCCATCTTCGGCCGCGACGACTTCACGCACGCTGTCCCAGTCCAGGCGCAAGCCAGTGAGATCGTCACGCTTGAGCAACGCATTGATCACCGCAGTGTGCTTGTCCACCACCGAGGGCTCGCCTTTTTCGTTCAGCGGGGCGTGCGCCTCCAAGTACACCTTGCCGCCACTGAGGCCGAACTTGTAGGGCTCGTTGATGATACGCACCGGCGTATTTACCGGCGCCATCGCCGCCAGTTCCAGGACGTTGTGGTTGAACATGCGGAAGCAGCCATGGCTGACCTGCATGCCGATACCGAACTTCTTGTTTGAACCGTGGATCAGGTAGCCAGGGAAGGACAGAGACATCTTGTAAGGGCCCAGCGGGTTGTCCGGCCCCGGCGGCACCATGGTCGGCAGCGGATCGCCGTCTGCCGCATGCTCCTCGCGGATGGACTTGGGTGGGTACCAGGCCGGGTTTGGCGTCTTGGCGGTAATGCGCCCGGTGCCAAGCGGAGAGCCCCAACCCTCACGGCCGATGCCGAGCGGGAAGGTGTACACCACGTTCTTGTCTTTCGGGTAGTAGTACAGGCGGTACTCAGCGAGATTGATCACGATCCCCTCGCGTGGGCCAGGCGGCAGGATGAAGCGAGTCGGCAGGACGACCTCCTTGCCTTCGCCCGGCAACCAAGGATCGACACCCGGGTTGGCCGCCACCATTTCCAGATAGCCCAGGTTATTGGCCGTACCCAGATCGGCGAAGGTGTCCTCGTACTTGGCCTTGACTACCTGCACCTGACCGACGATGTCCTCGCCAGGAGGAGGCAGGGGAAATTCGAGCGCCTGAACGGCAGTACTGGAGCACAGAGCCAGCACAGCGAGACAACGGTTGACCGCAGAGAATCGCGACAACATCCGGGAATCCTTGATGGGTTGAAAGTTGAGTGAAGTCGATTGTACACCGCAGCCTGAAGCCTAGGCAGCCATCAGCCATCCGCCCAGTTGGAGCACAGGCCCTGACGCTGCGTCTGCAGCATCGCCAGACAATCCGGGCAGAGGCGCCGATCGCGCAGCGACTCGCTTTGCAGCGCTCGCCAACGGGGTTGCGCCGGCAACAGTCCACCACACAGAGTACGGTCGGCATGGCCGCCCAGGCGCAACTGCCGAGCCACCAGGTGCAGACGCACTTCGCGACAGGCGAACAGATCGAGCTGTTCGTCCGGCTCGATAAGCTGGTAGGCATGAATAGACCAGGCAGGACGCGGCATCTGTAGCTCCGGGGCGGGGTCGCCACATTAGCCGAAAGGCCCTGGCGGGAAAAGCCTCAGAGCAGCGGCTCGAGAGCTGGCCAAGCGTTATCGAGCAGTACTGGCTGAGCCGCGACATTCGGATGGATGCCATCGGCCTGCATCATCCCCGGCACCCCGCCGACGCCCTCGAGGAAGAACGGCACCAGGGCGACCTGATACGCCTGCGCCACGTCATCGAACACCTGAGCGAAGGCGGCGGTGTAACGCGCGCCATAATTCGGTGGCAACCTCATCCCCAAAATGAGTACCTTGGCCCCAGCCTGCTGCGACTGCTCGACCATCGACGCAAGATTCTGTTGCAATTGCGCAGGCGGCTGGCCACGCAGGCCATCGTTACCTCCCAATTCGATGATCACCACTTCAGGGTGATGCTCAGCGAGCAGCGCTGGCAGCCGCGCCAAGCCGCCTGCGCTGGTATCGCCACTGATCGAGGCATTGACCACGCGATGGTCGAAACCCTCGTCCGAAAGGCGTTTTTCCAGCAACGCCAGCCAACCCTGGCGACTATCCAGGCCAAAAGCGGCGCTGATACTATCGCCGACCACAAGCAGGGTGCCTGCAACCGCCCCCTGGGCCCAGAACAGCAGGGCCAAGGCACCACTCAGCCACCATGCACGCATTGGATTCTCCATGACTTCGAGCATTCTCGCTGCGCGGAACCTTAGCAAAGTGGTCAGCAGCGCGGAAGGCGAGCTGACCATCCTCCATGATCTCGACCTGAACCTGGAAAAGGGCGACAGCCTGGCCATCGTCGGCAGTTCCGGCTCGGGCAAGTCCACCCTGCTCGGCCTGCTCGCCGGGCTAGACCTGCCCAGCGCCGGCAGCGTGCTGCTGGCCGGCCAGGACCTCAGCCAGCTCGACGAGGATCGGCGCGCCCGCCTGCGTGCCGAGCATGTCGGCTTCGTGTTCCAGTCCTTCCAGTTGCTCGACAGCCTCAATGCGCTGGAAAATGTCATGCTGCCGATGGAGCTCGAAGGCCACGCCGATGCCCGCCAGCGTGCCCGCGCCCTGCTCGAACGAGTCGGCCTGGGCCAGCGCCTGTCGCACTACCCGCGCCAGTTGTCCGGTGGCGAGCAGCAGCGCGTGGCCATCGCCCGCGCCTTCGCCGCAGACCCGGACGTGCTGTTCGCCGACGAACCCACCGGCAACCTCGACACCCAGACCGGCGAGCGCATCAGCGATCTACTGTTCGCCCTCAATCAGGAGCGCGGTACCACCCTGGTGCTGGTTACCCATGACGAACGCCTGGCTCATCGCTGCCAGCGCCTGATCCGCCTCGAAGCCGGCCACCTGATCGACCAGGTACAGCCCTGATGACCCGCCTGTCCTTCGCCCGCCTGCTGACACTGGCCAGCCGCCAGTTGTGGCGTGAGGCTCGCTCCGGCGAGTTGCGCGTACTGTTCTTCGCCTTGCTGGTGGCCGTGGCAGCCAGTAGCGCCATCGGCTATTTCAGCGCACGGCTGAACGATGCCATGCTCCTGCGCGCCAGCGAGTTCCTCGCCGCCGACCTGCGCCTGAGCGGCAGCACGCCGGCCACGGAAGAACAGATCGAGGCCGGCAAACGCCTGGGCCTGCAGCACTCACACCTGGTCGAGTTCTCCAGCGTGGTGGCCGCCGGCGACGGCATTCAGCTTGCCAGCATCAAGGCAGCCGACGAGGCCTACCCCCTGCGCGGCGAGTTGCGCAGTGCCGCCGCCCCCTACCAGGCACAGCGCCCCGGGCAGCTTCCCGCCCCCGGCGAAGCCTGGGCCGAAGCGCGTCTGATGGTGGCCTTGGGCATTGCCGTGGGCGACGAGATCGAGATTGGCGCCAAACGCCTGCGCCTGAGTCGGGTGCTGACCTACGACCCAGCCAACGCTGGCGACTTTTATAGCCTCACGCCGAGAGTGCTGATCAACCTCGCCGACCTG
The genomic region above belongs to Pseudomonas sp. GOM7 and contains:
- a CDS encoding 3-deoxy-7-phosphoheptulonate synthase: MADLPINDLNVASNETLITPDQLKREIPLTDAAQETVANGRQVVRDILDGSDHRLFVVVGPCSIHDIKAAHEYAERLKVLAAEVSDTLFLVMRVYFEKPRTTVGWKGLINDPYLDDSFKIQDGLHIGRKLLLDLAEMGLPTATEALDPISPQYLQDLISWSAIGARTTESQTHREMASGLSSAVGFKNGTDGGLTVAINALQSVSSPHRFLGINPQGGVSIVTTKGNAYGHVVLRGGNGKPNYDSVSVAICEQELTKAGIRPNIMVDCSHANSNKDPALQPLVMENVANQILEGNNSIVGLMVESHLGWGNQSIPKNLCDLKYGVSITDACIDWDTTEKALRSMHAKLKDVLPKRQRS
- a CDS encoding GNAT family N-acetyltransferase, whose translation is MSEALSIHHDEASHQFVTTVDGDRAYLAYMDLGKQTLDIYRTFVPNSLRGRGIAAALTEHALRYAENRGYTVIPSCSYVERYLERRQRHQVS
- a CDS encoding GntP family permease; this translates as MLGNLGLLVGLALLIFMALRGVNIFIAALLCAILVALTNAVQVPKALLEYFPFGPLGAFTFAGKFFVLFLCGAIFGKVMAASQAASSIAQAITRGLGTQRTLWVAMLVCAVLTYGGVVVFVVIFTMYPLGISLMREANLPKRLFCGAIALGAGSFTMTALPGSPSIHNVIAASALGTDLFAGAWIGLLASLLMVGLGMAYLQREWRLARERGEGFEANAQDERMAHLAGTPGSGPHWGMAVMPIVAVLGIILLPRLLALSGMVVAGDGMLGGLLAFSQAQPILWPSLALVLATGLAILMFPALRRNLLQTLGQGADDAIMPLLNTAAVIGFGGVVTQTPGFAQFAQWIVSVELPPLLSVFASVSVVSGIVGSSSGGLQIFMQTLAPRYLEMGIEPEILHRIANIAAGGLDSLPHCGAVIALLMIMGLTHKQAYKDIFVITVLIPVVACLACIAVLSLV
- the oprI gene encoding outer membrane lipoprotei OprI: MNNVLKFSALALAAVLATGCSSMSKETEARLTATEDAAARAQARADEAYRKADEALAAAQKAQQTADEANERALRMLEKASRK
- a CDS encoding L,D-transpeptidase family protein — its product is MLSRFSAVNRCLAVLALCSSTAVQALEFPLPPPGEDIVGQVQVVKAKYEDTFADLGTANNLGYLEMVAANPGVDPWLPGEGKEVVLPTRFILPPGPREGIVINLAEYRLYYYPKDKNVVYTFPLGIGREGWGSPLGTGRITAKTPNPAWYPPKSIREEHAADGDPLPTMVPPGPDNPLGPYKMSLSFPGYLIHGSNKKFGIGMQVSHGCFRMFNHNVLELAAMAPVNTPVRIINEPYKFGLSGGKVYLEAHAPLNEKGEPSVVDKHTAVINALLKRDDLTGLRLDWDSVREVVAAEDGLPVVIAQASGGVVASSEQPSF
- a CDS encoding arylesterase; this translates as MRAWWLSGALALLFWAQGAVAGTLLVVGDSISAAFGLDSRQGWLALLEKRLSDEGFDHRVVNASISGDTSAGGLARLPALLAEHHPEVVIIELGGNDGLRGQPPAQLQQNLASMVEQSQQAGAKVLILGMRLPPNYGARYTAAFAQVFDDVAQAYQVALVPFFLEGVGGVPGMMQADGIHPNVAAQPVLLDNAWPALEPLL
- a CDS encoding ABC transporter ATP-binding protein gives rise to the protein MTSSILAARNLSKVVSSAEGELTILHDLDLNLEKGDSLAIVGSSGSGKSTLLGLLAGLDLPSAGSVLLAGQDLSQLDEDRRARLRAEHVGFVFQSFQLLDSLNALENVMLPMELEGHADARQRARALLERVGLGQRLSHYPRQLSGGEQQRVAIARAFAADPDVLFADEPTGNLDTQTGERISDLLFALNQERGTTLVLVTHDERLAHRCQRLIRLEAGHLIDQVQP